A window from bacterium encodes these proteins:
- a CDS encoding thiamine pyrophosphate-binding protein yields MKPTTGGEIIAAMLAKEGVEKVFGIIDGTYFGFYSSLKKFGIALISPRHEACALHMAGAYARLTGKLGVAMASNGPGVANALAGVAVENGEGNRVLLITSTRRSGIGYPGRGGTYQYFNQVGVIKPMAKWSGAALSFGRLQEMMRRAFRLSYHGRPGVVHVDVPEDLMNGKTEAQPLLAPGRYRRLEAICAGDEQIAAAAEMLAVAKLPMIHAGSGVIHAAAYSELQAVAELLHAPVTTSWGARSVLPETHELAIPMIYIKLNQAVRTSADVVLALGSRLGETDWWGKPPYWAPASAQQMIQVDIDEEILGLNKPVDLAILSDLKVFLARLAEKLRPRQNKMPLAERRKAVKRFQNARSKFRQKLDGALKDNSVPMNPAHVAHVCRRVFAEEAICVIDGGNTAVWTHFYHEATVPNTVLHTAKFGMLGAGVAQALGAAVAFPERQVYCIIGDGAMGFNLQEIETAVRNDLKPIYLVCCDRQWGMVKINQQFALKPVKTMVKKSLPPEETINADLGEMQFDKLAESMGAHGERVADPKDLQPALERCLAANKCSVIHVDVNPVKHMWAPGLIHFKAMHREPKGK; encoded by the coding sequence GTGAAACCAACCACCGGCGGTGAAATTATTGCAGCGATGCTGGCCAAAGAAGGCGTGGAAAAAGTCTTTGGCATTATCGATGGCACCTACTTTGGCTTCTATTCCAGCTTGAAGAAATTCGGCATCGCGTTGATCAGTCCGCGGCATGAGGCGTGCGCGCTGCACATGGCGGGCGCCTATGCGCGGCTCACCGGCAAGCTGGGCGTGGCCATGGCGAGCAATGGTCCGGGCGTCGCCAATGCGCTGGCAGGCGTGGCGGTGGAAAACGGCGAGGGCAATCGCGTGCTGCTGATCACCAGCACACGGCGCAGCGGCATCGGCTATCCCGGTCGCGGCGGCACGTATCAATATTTCAACCAAGTCGGCGTGATCAAGCCGATGGCGAAATGGAGCGGCGCCGCGCTTTCGTTCGGCCGGCTGCAGGAGATGATGCGCCGGGCCTTCCGGCTGTCGTATCACGGCCGGCCCGGCGTGGTGCACGTCGATGTGCCGGAAGATTTGATGAACGGCAAAACCGAGGCGCAGCCGCTGCTGGCGCCCGGCCGCTATCGCCGTTTGGAGGCGATTTGCGCCGGCGATGAACAAATCGCCGCGGCAGCGGAGATGCTGGCGGTCGCCAAACTGCCGATGATTCATGCCGGCAGCGGCGTGATTCATGCCGCGGCTTACAGCGAGCTGCAAGCGGTGGCGGAGTTGCTGCACGCACCGGTGACCACGAGTTGGGGAGCACGCAGCGTGCTGCCGGAAACGCATGAGCTGGCGATTCCGATGATTTACATCAAGCTCAACCAGGCGGTGCGCACCAGCGCCGACGTGGTGCTCGCGCTGGGCTCGCGGCTGGGTGAAACCGATTGGTGGGGCAAGCCGCCGTATTGGGCGCCGGCGAGCGCGCAGCAGATGATTCAGGTGGACATCGACGAGGAAATCCTCGGACTCAACAAGCCGGTTGATTTGGCGATTCTCTCCGATCTCAAAGTCTTTCTGGCGCGACTGGCGGAGAAGCTGCGGCCGCGGCAGAACAAAATGCCGCTGGCGGAGCGCCGTAAAGCAGTGAAGAGGTTTCAAAACGCGAGAAGCAAATTCCGGCAAAAGCTCGATGGCGCTTTGAAAGACAACAGCGTGCCGATGAATCCCGCGCACGTGGCGCATGTGTGCCGCCGGGTGTTTGCCGAGGAGGCGATTTGCGTGATCGACGGCGGCAACACCGCGGTGTGGACTCATTTCTATCACGAAGCAACCGTACCCAACACCGTGCTGCACACCGCAAAATTCGGCATGTTGGGCGCAGGCGTAGCGCAGGCGCTGGGCGCGGCGGTGGCGTTTCCCGAACGCCAGGTTTATTGCATCATCGGTGACGGCGCGATGGGATTCAATTTGCAGGAAATCGAAACCGCGGTGCGCAACGATTTGAAGCCGATCTATCTCGTGTGCTGTGACCGGCAGTGGGGCATGGTGAAAATCAACCAGCAATTCGCGCTGAAACCGGTCAAGACGATGGTGAAGAAATCATTGCCGCCGGAGGAGACCATCAATGCGGATTTGGGGGAGATGCAATTCGACAAACTGGCGGAAAGCATGGGGGCGCACGGTGAGCGCGTCGCGGACCCGAAGGATTTGCAGCCGGCGCTGGAGCGCTGCCTGGCCGCGAACAAATGCAGCGTCATTCACGTAGACGTCAATCCGGTCAAGCACATGTGGGCGCCGGGATTGATTCACTTCAAAGCAATGCACCGCGAGCCGAAGGGCAAGTGA
- a CDS encoding NACHT domain-containing protein produces MVAIKVTIAITPLILALLVAPVRSFMNNNPYISWSLLIFYGIGVIVFPVAKKIWKKLEPLIVEAITDYIEHHARLIFSKFYKRYVTKLRSQHRFFNVKGITIQSTFSLELQKVFVDLQISPPRPSRLKTAKSSLERPKNIWELLESKDPGYRIVAIIGKPGSGKTTLLQYVTLLIAIRKATRRTKRYIPFHLPLRKYVKDVVASSIEALDLASLLERDLQELKPPVGWVEHKLKNYGHRCVVLLDGLDEVADADNRKKLTTWVEHQAIHYGETRFVITSRPHGYEPNAIQGATVLHIEDFSQEQIYDFVQKWYHTTEIAAASKTDKMADIIQRAEDNATDLIQRIFQSDILSKLAVNPLLLTMITMVHRYVGKLPEMRAALYEDIIRVLLGRREETFIKGIRLSYFQKRAILQTLALVQMQQRKREISTSEAIAIIGPDLQSVNIKPEDGPHFLETMMKESGLLMETDPGFIAFAHLTYQEFLTAAEIKNRKMEDSLVNDLGDSWWHETILLYAATSDATGIVQACLNQPQRSLENLKLAYEISQEAMQIAPKERKRLEDLLVLEADSADREAQQFAADLIFEIRLKRMVRRAPNVDIDRFFISHLEYQSFIHNTNRRPDHWSGLRYSFREGLKPIVGVRRDDAEAFARWLTVRAARELGHRTSKFRLPTEEEASLVKTDQEVQDQNFKHLANPEVGAWVMPANVLVFSEKEKSAASSYWLRMRVVGESETHRVGDYHSSIDSLLEELDKQIEDLRKELQAAQKRLDDAILPSVLSALPVEIDRYIERLNEIRNALRDAVSRAQKRSFNLTLDDGMINELPADLIELNRLRSGRAGAEEYQDTDAGKIRGFLSNARVRLESLRGVLYDPVSRARQCQQNLMNLLSTELNSFAGKPIDLDQQLAFLSKLGDIRLSTNEIQAVLRREIGKDYTKAKSELLALAEYALYQNKTELLREILRGFWAVFFIEQRANRQNPLPAWEGIRLVREIRRPDEETTII; encoded by the coding sequence ATGGTTGCTATCAAAGTAACCATTGCCATTACCCCTTTGATTCTTGCATTACTTGTTGCACCTGTAAGAAGCTTCATGAATAATAACCCCTATATTTCATGGTCGCTCCTTATATTCTATGGGATTGGAGTCATTGTGTTTCCAGTGGCAAAAAAAATCTGGAAAAAGCTTGAACCCTTAATCGTAGAGGCTATCACGGATTATATCGAACATCATGCACGACTTATATTCTCGAAATTCTATAAACGCTACGTAACCAAACTACGCTCGCAGCATCGTTTCTTCAATGTAAAGGGCATTACCATCCAAAGTACGTTTTCTTTGGAACTGCAAAAGGTCTTTGTCGATCTTCAAATTTCGCCGCCAAGGCCATCCCGCCTGAAGACAGCAAAATCAAGTCTCGAAAGACCCAAAAACATCTGGGAGTTGTTGGAGAGCAAAGATCCAGGTTATCGGATCGTTGCTATCATAGGCAAACCTGGCTCTGGTAAGACGACATTGCTTCAATACGTTACGTTGCTAATTGCGATCAGAAAGGCAACCCGCAGGACCAAGCGCTATATTCCCTTTCATCTGCCTCTGCGAAAGTATGTCAAGGACGTCGTGGCTTCGTCAATTGAAGCACTAGACTTGGCCAGCCTGCTCGAAAGAGATTTACAGGAGTTGAAACCGCCAGTGGGCTGGGTTGAGCACAAACTAAAAAATTACGGTCATCGCTGTGTCGTTCTTCTGGACGGACTCGATGAGGTCGCTGATGCAGATAATCGTAAAAAATTAACAACCTGGGTGGAACACCAAGCAATACACTACGGCGAGACCCGATTTGTTATTACCTCGCGCCCTCATGGTTATGAGCCAAATGCTATTCAAGGCGCAACCGTCTTACATATTGAAGACTTCTCACAAGAGCAAATTTATGATTTCGTACAGAAGTGGTACCATACCACCGAAATAGCTGCAGCCAGCAAAACCGACAAGATGGCAGATATCATACAGCGCGCAGAAGACAATGCCACTGATTTGATACAAAGAATTTTTCAATCTGATATACTTTCAAAGTTGGCGGTCAACCCACTGTTATTGACTATGATCACCATGGTGCACCGCTATGTAGGTAAACTGCCCGAGATGCGCGCGGCGCTGTACGAGGACATCATCAGGGTTTTGTTGGGACGACGTGAAGAGACCTTCATTAAAGGCATTAGGCTGAGCTACTTTCAAAAGCGGGCAATTTTGCAGACATTGGCGCTTGTTCAGATGCAGCAACGCAAACGTGAAATTTCAACGAGCGAGGCCATTGCCATTATTGGACCGGATCTGCAAAGCGTCAATATAAAGCCTGAGGATGGCCCACACTTTTTGGAAACAATGATGAAAGAAAGTGGTCTCCTGATGGAAACCGATCCTGGGTTTATAGCATTTGCCCACCTAACCTATCAGGAGTTTTTGACGGCAGCGGAAATCAAGAACCGCAAAATGGAAGATTCCCTCGTTAATGATCTGGGCGACAGTTGGTGGCATGAGACTATTCTGCTTTACGCCGCCACCTCAGATGCCACCGGCATTGTTCAAGCCTGTTTGAATCAACCACAAAGGTCTCTTGAAAATCTGAAGTTGGCTTATGAGATCTCTCAGGAAGCAATGCAAATCGCACCAAAAGAAAGAAAGAGGCTGGAGGACCTCCTAGTGCTCGAAGCGGACTCTGCCGATCGCGAAGCCCAGCAATTCGCGGCTGATCTAATATTCGAGATTCGCCTAAAAAGAATGGTTCGTCGTGCCCCAAATGTCGACATCGATCGTTTTTTCATCAGTCACCTGGAGTATCAAAGCTTCATTCATAATACCAATCGTCGCCCCGACCACTGGTCGGGGCTACGTTATTCTTTTCGAGAAGGATTGAAGCCAATCGTTGGAGTGCGCAGAGATGATGCCGAAGCCTTTGCCCGATGGTTGACCGTCAGAGCAGCACGAGAATTGGGGCATCGCACCAGCAAATTCCGCTTGCCCACCGAGGAAGAGGCCTCGCTGGTCAAGACTGATCAAGAGGTGCAGGATCAAAATTTCAAACATTTGGCTAACCCAGAAGTGGGTGCTTGGGTCATGCCTGCGAACGTGCTGGTATTCTCCGAAAAAGAGAAAAGCGCGGCCAGTTCCTACTGGTTGCGTATGCGCGTGGTGGGAGAGAGTGAAACGCACCGCGTGGGGGATTATCATAGCTCAATTGATAGTTTGCTTGAAGAACTCGACAAGCAAATCGAAGATTTGCGCAAAGAGCTGCAAGCAGCACAAAAGCGACTGGATGATGCCATTCTGCCGTCAGTGCTTTCAGCCTTGCCAGTGGAAATCGATCGGTACATAGAAAGACTCAACGAAATCAGAAATGCCCTTCGAGATGCAGTCAGCCGCGCTCAGAAAAGAAGCTTTAACCTAACTCTTGACGATGGCATGATCAATGAATTGCCGGCTGATTTGATAGAACTGAATCGCTTGCGCTCAGGTCGAGCAGGTGCTGAAGAGTACCAAGACACCGACGCTGGAAAAATTCGCGGGTTTCTATCTAATGCCAGGGTCCGACTGGAAAGCCTGCGAGGAGTTCTCTATGACCCAGTCAGCCGGGCGCGGCAATGCCAGCAGAATTTGATGAACCTTCTGTCAACGGAGTTAAATAGCTTCGCTGGCAAACCCATTGACCTGGATCAACAACTGGCGTTTCTATCAAAGCTGGGTGACATACGGTTGAGCACGAATGAGATCCAAGCCGTGCTCAGGCGTGAGATTGGCAAGGACTACACCAAAGCTAAGTCGGAACTGTTGGCGCTGGCAGAGTATGCGCTTTATCAAAACAAAACGGAGCTGCTGCGCGAAATCTTGCGCGGTTTCTGGGCGGTGTTCTTCATAGAGCAGCGCGCCAACCGGCAAAACCCGCTGCCCGCCTGGGAAGGCATTCGCCTGGTGCGGGAAATTCGCAGGCCGGACGAAGAAACCACCATCATTTAG
- a CDS encoding PQQ-binding-like beta-propeller repeat protein, with translation MKSFARRTSANQSHSASRFNAWLISYQTTAVVLAVLLILTFAHQHFSSLSASRNARARELLQQASGLLQSRQLANAALLGDSARATGGYPDSTSYLLGRIALENDSLQRAAAHFRAALRANEDYAEAYAGMAEVALRQAQGPIAPGQAEKIEQALLDYRRALQRKPNLFAAQFGQANALFRRGKADTTRYSSLIDLQDANGFYGGLKNRAELYQLLTLQQYLELLDNLADLQELPIQEGPADDSYMQKAPMAREFRRRVGDRPGGIELVEAQYALLQGNRTNAADLLQKAIARSPENAAEAARIQRQDSLIMNWRGRTSNQLAYEPQFRFNRYRTGAINGDGIVIPTTKWRVRVGQVGMISPVVSGNLVIQVAPKLGGIAFIDRATGRQARLLPKEEGFTQSTPAVSEGNLWIDAPRSYVYVVPMRKIQTLGSFEASDIKRNFFQEIKDSSPLVVGGRILFGTTSGQLRSASVSGQRIGIWNWSSALGGQITAPAAAGESLAMVGSYDSRFYGISYRNVDPTTFELSTSWLFIAADTIRASACFAKGVVYFGDQSGVIYALPEKLDERRTERGQSVQSAITTFRRASSIVSSPAIDDSLVYFCSLDSTIYALPTFDLKNRDTKDDAPAGAWRPKFVYKTNGAIVSSPCITGGVLYVGTDVGEILAIDLKSRGKNREENEPERLLWRLVVGGAVKSSPVVIDKVLYVAAEDGYLYAIRK, from the coding sequence ATGAAATCATTCGCGCGCCGGACTTCTGCAAATCAGAGCCACAGCGCCTCACGCTTCAATGCTTGGCTGATTTCCTACCAGACAACTGCAGTGGTACTGGCTGTTTTGCTCATTTTGACTTTTGCGCATCAACACTTCAGCTCCCTCAGCGCGTCGCGCAACGCCCGTGCTCGCGAGTTGCTGCAACAGGCCTCGGGATTGCTGCAGTCGCGCCAACTAGCAAATGCCGCGCTGCTTGGCGACAGCGCCCGAGCAACGGGAGGCTATCCTGATTCCACGTCCTATCTGCTGGGCAGGATCGCTCTGGAAAACGATTCGTTGCAGCGTGCTGCTGCCCATTTTCGCGCCGCGTTGCGTGCGAACGAAGATTACGCCGAAGCCTATGCCGGCATGGCGGAGGTGGCCCTGAGGCAAGCTCAAGGCCCAATAGCGCCAGGACAGGCGGAGAAAATCGAGCAGGCGCTGCTGGACTATCGCCGTGCGCTGCAACGCAAACCGAACTTGTTTGCAGCACAGTTCGGCCAAGCCAATGCCCTTTTCCGGCGTGGCAAAGCCGACACCACGCGATACTCTTCATTGATCGATCTGCAGGACGCCAACGGATTCTATGGCGGCCTGAAGAATCGCGCAGAACTCTACCAGTTGCTTACCCTGCAGCAATATCTCGAGCTACTGGACAATCTTGCCGATCTGCAGGAGCTGCCCATTCAAGAAGGCCCGGCGGATGATTCCTATATGCAAAAAGCGCCCATGGCGCGTGAGTTTCGGCGGCGAGTCGGCGACCGGCCCGGAGGCATAGAATTGGTTGAAGCGCAGTATGCCTTGCTGCAAGGGAACCGCACCAACGCCGCAGACTTACTGCAGAAAGCAATTGCCCGAAGCCCGGAAAACGCTGCTGAAGCAGCCCGAATTCAGCGACAGGACAGCCTGATCATGAATTGGCGGGGTCGCACAAGCAATCAGCTTGCCTATGAGCCGCAATTCAGATTCAATCGCTACCGTACTGGCGCGATTAATGGCGACGGCATTGTAATACCAACTACGAAGTGGCGTGTTCGAGTTGGGCAAGTGGGTATGATTTCCCCGGTGGTCTCAGGGAATTTGGTCATTCAAGTCGCCCCAAAATTGGGCGGAATTGCGTTTATAGACCGCGCCACCGGACGCCAAGCGCGACTTCTGCCGAAAGAAGAGGGTTTTACGCAATCGACTCCTGCTGTAAGTGAGGGAAATCTATGGATTGATGCGCCTCGGTCATATGTCTATGTTGTGCCGATGAGAAAGATCCAGACGCTCGGCAGCTTTGAAGCAAGTGATATCAAGAGGAATTTCTTTCAGGAAATCAAAGACAGTTCCCCGCTGGTTGTGGGCGGTCGAATTCTGTTCGGCACGACCAGTGGTCAATTGCGCAGCGCAAGTGTTTCCGGGCAAAGGATTGGCATTTGGAACTGGAGCTCGGCGCTTGGCGGGCAGATTACGGCGCCGGCAGCAGCAGGAGAATCCCTGGCCATGGTCGGCAGCTATGATAGCCGCTTTTACGGCATATCCTATAGAAACGTCGATCCCACAACCTTTGAGTTGAGCACTTCTTGGCTGTTTATCGCAGCGGACACCATCCGCGCCTCTGCTTGTTTTGCCAAAGGCGTCGTCTATTTTGGCGACCAAAGCGGGGTGATTTATGCCCTGCCGGAAAAGCTGGATGAGAGAAGAACGGAACGCGGGCAAAGTGTGCAGAGCGCGATTACGACATTTAGAAGAGCTAGCAGTATCGTTTCTTCACCGGCAATCGATGATTCTCTGGTTTATTTTTGCTCGCTGGATTCCACGATCTATGCGCTTCCGACTTTCGATCTCAAGAACCGAGACACGAAAGACGATGCGCCCGCCGGCGCCTGGCGGCCCAAGTTTGTCTACAAGACGAATGGCGCTATCGTCTCCTCGCCCTGCATCACCGGTGGTGTGCTTTATGTCGGCACAGACGTAGGTGAGATCTTGGCGATTGACCTAAAAAGCCGCGGCAAAAACCGCGAGGAAAACGAACCCGAACGCCTGCTCTGGCGACTCGTGGTTGGCGGTGCAGTGAAATCGTCGCCCGTTGTCATTGACAAAGTACTATATGTGGCGGCGGAAGATGGGTATTTGTATGCGATTCGCAAGTGA
- a CDS encoding ATP-binding protein, giving the protein MDRQREIDEIITRIKFQTQSSAVSGDSGLGKTALLRYLAHPRTLKKYQLPGEEFKCIYFRCPDVRERPQYAPIQFWQEIFSRLARQITDAELVEQIRGFQSLPAFDYYAVEEFFYGAKRKHLSIVLLLDDFDNLLSNAAFDKYFLWSLKNLAHNNVDYSFGLVIVTLQRLSELCQDLGMTSPFFNIFSSLPLAPLPAAESGTLLQNMCRVQGRKVAADHKEQEQAYKLAAGIPLMIRLLGQTCRDTSTLAQLVSGQRKPVWRAGHRQILRRFVQRVWVCSGAGEKQLLQYLAKAWHENKGSRLNHEQEETIMQHHTRAWQALEKRGLMQQMNSVFSLFPDLFAEFVLKETFVVAPSGAGRLVQHGG; this is encoded by the coding sequence GTGGACCGGCAGCGCGAAATCGATGAGATCATTACGCGCATCAAATTCCAAACGCAAAGCTCTGCGGTGAGCGGCGACAGCGGCTTGGGCAAAACGGCCTTATTGCGCTACCTCGCCCACCCGCGCACCCTGAAGAAATACCAACTGCCCGGCGAAGAGTTCAAGTGCATATATTTCCGTTGCCCGGACGTGCGGGAGCGGCCGCAGTACGCGCCCATACAATTTTGGCAGGAGATTTTTTCCCGGCTGGCGCGACAAATCACGGATGCCGAGCTGGTCGAGCAAATACGAGGCTTTCAGTCGCTGCCGGCCTTCGATTACTATGCCGTCGAGGAGTTTTTCTATGGCGCCAAACGCAAGCACCTCAGCATCGTTCTTTTGCTCGATGATTTTGACAACTTGCTGAGTAATGCCGCATTTGACAAGTATTTTCTCTGGTCGTTGAAAAACCTGGCGCACAACAATGTTGATTACAGCTTTGGCCTAGTGATCGTCACGCTCCAGCGCCTTTCGGAGTTGTGTCAGGACTTGGGCATGACTTCACCGTTTTTCAATATTTTTTCGAGCCTGCCGTTAGCGCCATTGCCGGCGGCGGAATCAGGAACACTGCTACAGAACATGTGCCGCGTGCAAGGACGGAAGGTCGCCGCTGATCATAAGGAGCAAGAGCAGGCTTACAAACTAGCTGCCGGGATTCCCTTAATGATCAGACTGCTGGGCCAGACTTGCCGTGACACCAGCACGCTGGCGCAGCTTGTGAGCGGCCAGCGGAAGCCTGTCTGGAGAGCCGGCCACCGGCAGATCTTGCGTCGATTTGTGCAGCGTGTATGGGTTTGCTCAGGTGCGGGGGAAAAACAACTGCTGCAATATCTTGCCAAAGCGTGGCATGAAAACAAGGGGAGCCGCCTCAATCACGAGCAGGAAGAAACAATCATGCAGCACCATACTCGCGCCTGGCAGGCCCTGGAAAAACGCGGTCTGATGCAGCAAATGAATTCCGTATTCTCCCTTTTCCCGGATTTGTTTGCGGAATTCGTCCTGAAAGAAACGTTCGTCGTCGCTCCTTCAGGAGCCGGGCGTCTGGTACAGCATGGCGGCTGA